In Scatophagus argus isolate fScaArg1 chromosome 14, fScaArg1.pri, whole genome shotgun sequence, the following proteins share a genomic window:
- the LOC124070869 gene encoding protein NLRC3-like, whose amino-acid sequence MFCLQLDHQSEGLKGTLVCLCVSISVDQQTAYSPVPSCVSMKSDMSMIRPDVFRGGHDSAEGRVQQQQSDVLSGQYVQQNPADLDSIFMHLEENIVIFVKNELKKFQKVLSPDYPKSLERQDEEKRSSSRDAFLKITLHFLRRMKQEELADRLHSRTDAAVCRRQLQSKLKKKYECVFEGIAKAGNPTLLNQIYTELHITEGGTAEVNEEHEVRQIETASSKTRRPETTIRQEDIFKASPGRDGPIRTVMTKGVAGIGKTVLTQKFTLDWAEDKTNQDVHFTFPFTFRELNVLKGKKFSLVELVHDFFTETKEAGICRFEEFQVVFIFDGLDECRLPLDFHNNEILTDVTESTSVDVLLTNLIRGNLLPSARLWITTRPAAANQIPPECVDMVTEVSGFTNPQKEEYFRKRFRDDEEHASTIISHIKTSRSLHIMCHIPVFCWITATVLEDVLKTREGGELPKTLTEMYTHFLVVQSKVKNIKYDGRDGTDPQWSPDSQKMIESLGKLAFEQLQKGNLIFYESDLTDCGIDITAASVYSGVFTQIFKEERGLYQDKVFCFIHLSVQEFLAALHVHQAFISSGVNLLAEERTTSWWFGLFGVKSTRLYQSAVDKALQSPNGHLDLFLRFLLGLSLQTNHTLLRGLMKHTGSISLTIQVSTVEYIKKKISESLSPERSINLFHCLNELNDGSLVEEIQQFLRSGSLSIDKLSPAQWSALCFILLSSKEDLNMFDLRKYSASEEALLRLLPVVKASNKALLSGCNLSEKSCEALSSVLSSQSSSLRELDLSNNDLQDSGVKLLSAGLKSPNCQLKTLRLSGCMITQEGCTSLASALRSNPSHLRELDLSYNHPGDSGVKLLSAGLEDPHWQLDTLRVEHGGEQRLKPGLRKYACELTVDTNTVNRNLKLSDNNRKVTAVREKQPHPDHPERFDGWPQLLCRTGLTGRCYWEVEWSGRVEISVTYRGIRRKGDTDDCLFGWNNQSWSLICSDVGGFSVCHNKRRTSLPFSSSSISDRVAVYVDCPAGTLSFYRVSSDTLIHLHTFKTTFTEPLYAGFWLWSFGSSSVSLCSV is encoded by the exons catcttgAAGAGaacattgtcatttttgtgaaGAACGAGCTGAAGAAGTTCCAGAAGGTTCTGAGTCCAGATTACCCAAAAAGCTTAGAGAGGCaggatgaggagaagaggagcagcagcagagatgcatttctgaagatcactctgcacttcctgaggagaatgaagcaggaggagctggctgaccgcctgcacagca gaactGATGCTGCAGTTTGTCGACGCCAGCTCCAATCtaagctgaagaagaagtatgagtgtgtgtttgaggggattgctaaagcaggaaacccgaCCCTTCTGAATCAGATCTACACAGAGCTCCacatcacagagggagggactgcagaggtcaatgaagaacatgaggtcagacagattgaaacagcatCCAGCAAAACCAGAAGACCagaaacaacaatcagacaagaagacatctttaaagcctcacctggaagagatggaccaatcagaacagtgatgacaaagggagttgctggcattgggaaaacagtcttaacgcagaagttcactctggactgggctgaagacaaaaccaaccaggacgtccacttcacatttccattcactttcagagagctgaatgtgctgaaagggaaaaagttcagcttggtggaacttgttcatgacttcttcactgaaaccaaagaagcaggaatctgcaggtttgaagagttccaggttgtgttcatctttgacggtctggatgagtgtcgacttcctctggacttccacaacaatgagatcttgactgatgtcacagagtccacctcagtggatgtgctgctgacaaacctcatcagggggaatctgcttccctctgctcgcctctggataaccacacgacctgcagcagccaatcagatccctcctgagtgtgttgacatggtgacagaggtcagCGGGTTCACTaacccacagaaggaggagtacttcaggaagagatTCAGAGATGATGAGGAACACGCCAGCACAATAatctcccacatcaagacatcacgaagcctccacatcatgtgccacatcccagtcttctgctggatcactgctacagttctggaggatgtgttgaagaccagagagggaggagagctgcccaagaccctgactgagatgtacacCCACTTCCTGGTTgttcagtccaaagtgaagaacatcaagtatgatggaagagatgggacagatccacagtggagtCCAGACAGCCAGAAGATGATtgagtctctgggaaaactggcttttgagcagctgcagaaaggaaacctgatcttctatgaatcagacctgacagactgtggcatcgatatcacagcagcctcagtgtactcaggagtgttcacccagatctttaaagaggagagaggactgtaccaggacaaggtgttttgcttcatccatctgagtgttcaggagtttctggctgcaCTTCATGTCCATCAGGCATTCATTAGCTCTGGTGTCAACCTGCTGGCTGAAGAACGAACAACATCCTGGTGGTTTGGACTGTTTGGAGTCAAATCAACACGTTTgtaccagagtgctgtggaCAAGGCCTTacagagtccaaatggacatctggacttgttcctccgcttcctcctgggTCTTTCACTGCAGACCAATCACACTCTCCTACgaggtctgatgaaacacacaggaagtatcTCACTGACCATTCAGGTCAGTACAGTCGAgtacatcaagaagaagatcagtgagagtctgtctccagagaggagcatcaatctgttccactgtctgaatgaactgaatgatgggtctctggtggaggagatccaacagttcctgaggtcaggaagtctctccaTAGATAAACTatctcctgctcagtggtcagctctgtgcttcatcttactgtcatcaaAAGAAGATTTGAACATGTTTGACCTGAGaaaatactctgcttcagaggaggctcttctgaggctgctgccagtggtcaaagcctccaacaaagctct gctgagtggctgtaatctgtcagagaaaagctgtgaggctctgtcctcagttctcagctcccagtcctctagtctgagagagctggacctgagtaacaacgacctgcaggattcaggagtgaagctgctgtctgctggactgaagagcCCAAACTGTCAGTTGAAGACTCTCAG gctgtcaggctgtatgatcacacaggaaggctgtacttctctggcctcagctctgagatccaacccctcccatctgagagagctggacctgagctacaatcatccaggagactcaggggtcaagctgctgtctgctggactggaggatcCACACTGGCAACTGGACACTCTCAG ggtggaacatggtggagagcagaggctgaaacctggtctgaggaagt atgcctgtgaactcacagtggacacaaacacagtaaacagaaacctcaaactgtctgacaacaacaggaaggtgacagcagtgagagagaagcagcctcatcctgatcatccagagaggtttgacggctggcctcagctgctgtgtagaaCTGGACTGACTGGTCGCTGCTACTGGGAGGTCGAGTGGAGTGGAAGAGTTGAGATATCAGTGACTTACAGAGGAATCAGGAGGAAAGGAGACACTGatgactgtttgtttggttggaATAATCAGTCCTGGAGTCTGATATGCTCTGATGTTggtggtttctctgtctgtcacaataaaagaagaacaagcctccccttctcctcctcctccatctctgacagagttgcagtgtatgtggactgtcctgctggcactctgtccttctacagagtctcctctgacacactgatccacctccacaccttcaagaccacattcactgaacctctttATGCTGGATTTTGGCTCTGGTCATTCGgttcctcctcagtgtctctgtgttcagtgtag